The [Clostridium] celerecrescens 18A genomic sequence TTTATGATACGAAATACATAAAGTTCAGTCTTCTAAGAGTAAAGAATGTATATGAGGATGAGATTTAGTGAAAGAATAAAGTGCTGTAAAGGTACTTTATTTTTTAAAGAATGATAAGGTAATACCATATTATCATACTAACATATAAAGAGAGGACAAAATTATGGGGGATAAGCTGAATCAATTTTTTCATCTTTCAGAGAGAGGGACGAATATTAAAACAGAGATATTGGCGGGAACCACAACATTTTTAACCTGTGTCTACATTGTGGCAGTAAATCCTGGAATCTTATCGGCCGCAGGAATGGATACAAAAGCAGTTTTCTGGGCAACCGCTGTGGCATCGGCCATTGCCTGTATCTGGATTGGAGTCTGGGCGAATCTGCCGTTTGCACTTGCACCTGCCATGGGACTGAATGCCTATTTTACATATTATGTATGCAACACGCTTGGGCTTCCATGGCAGAATGCATTGGCCTGCGTAGCTATATCTGGAATTTCGTTTATGTTTTTAAGTATATTTAAGGTACAGCAGAAAATTGTGGATGCCATGCCGGACTGCATCAAGCATTCCGTGGGTTCGGGGATTGGCTTTTTCATCGCATTTACTGGGCTCATGCAATCGGGAATCGTTACATCTTCACCGGATACGCTGCTGACGCTGGGAGATTTAGCCAATCCTGGAGCCCTTCTTGCACTCTTTGGGATTTTCCTTACGGCAGTCCTGGTGATCAAGAGGGTCAGAGGAGCGATATTGATTGGGATCCTGGTTGTGACTGCCCTTGGCATTCTGGTAAAGGATCCAGTGACAGGTATTGCATATACAGTGATTCCGGACCGCATCATTTCCTTTGATAATCCGGTGGCGGCTATGGCGCCTACATTTGGTAAGCTGACGTTAAAGGGGTTGTTTTCAGGAACACCGGAAATGGTGCTGGGAGTAATTTTCGCTATTGTCAGTTTCCTGTTTGTGGATCTGTTTGATAGTATCGGTGTTCTTCTTGGTGTTTCATCAAAGGCCGGCCTGATGGATGAGAAGGGGAATATCCCGTGCGCCGGTAAGGCGTTGTTTGTAAGTGCCGGCGGAGCGGCTGTCGGGGCACTGTTAGGAACGAATACGGTGACGATTTATGGAGCAGAAAGTGCAACTGGGATTAACGAAGGCGGTAGAACCGGTCTTACCGCTTGTGTGACAGGAGTACTGTTCTTGTTCACACTGTTTTTATCGCCGTTGTTTCTTATGATTCCATCGATTGCTACTGCACCAGCCCTGGTTATGGTAGGGATATTTATGATAGAGCCGTTAAGAAAACTTCCGCTTGATGATGTTTCCGTCGCACTTCCGGTATTTCTCACAGTGGCCTTCATGCCATTTTCCTATAATATTGCATATGGAATCCTGTTTGGATTAATCGGATATACCATAGGGCAGGTTGCCGCAGGAAAGGCAAAGGAAATGACAAAGACAGTATGGGTGCTGACGGTTATCTTTATTGTGTATCTGGTACTGGAGATTATTTTATAGGAGGGAAATGAATATGAGAACATTTGAGGAAATTAAGAATACAATTGAGACAGGTTTGGGAATGCATCCCTGCGATTTAAAGCTGGAACATGTAAAGCTGGTAAATGTATTTTCCGGTGAAGTGTATCCCACCAATATATATATTAAAAACAAGAGAATTGTTTCCATCGACCCTGACGCAGTCTTAGAAGCGGAACGTGTACTGGATTGTAAAGGGCAGTATGCGCTGCCGGGGTTGATTGACGCCCATATGCACTTTGAATCCACCATGCTTTCCCCGGAAGCGCTGGCTTCCGTAGTGGTTCCCCAGGGAACGACCACACTATGTGCAGATCTGATGGAAATTGCAAATGTAGCAGGT encodes the following:
- a CDS encoding NCS2 family permease, which codes for MGDKLNQFFHLSERGTNIKTEILAGTTTFLTCVYIVAVNPGILSAAGMDTKAVFWATAVASAIACIWIGVWANLPFALAPAMGLNAYFTYYVCNTLGLPWQNALACVAISGISFMFLSIFKVQQKIVDAMPDCIKHSVGSGIGFFIAFTGLMQSGIVTSSPDTLLTLGDLANPGALLALFGIFLTAVLVIKRVRGAILIGILVVTALGILVKDPVTGIAYTVIPDRIISFDNPVAAMAPTFGKLTLKGLFSGTPEMVLGVIFAIVSFLFVDLFDSIGVLLGVSSKAGLMDEKGNIPCAGKALFVSAGGAAVGALLGTNTVTIYGAESATGINEGGRTGLTACVTGVLFLFTLFLSPLFLMIPSIATAPALVMVGIFMIEPLRKLPLDDVSVALPVFLTVAFMPFSYNIAYGILFGLIGYTIGQVAAGKAKEMTKTVWVLTVIFIVYLVLEIIL